The segment TGTTTGGATATCTTTTCAAACGATTTTGTGGCAGTTAATCTTTTATATGCCTTTGTTCTGTTTATGTGCATGTTTACTAGGTGTCTGCTTGCTTCTCTTCTAAAATTCATTTCCCCTTCTTTTTTGTGCTAGTGTTTCTTCATCAGACCTTGTCTCAAAGTGGATGGGTGAAAGTGAAAAACTGGTTTCAAACCTTTTTCAGATGGCTCGTGATAGTGCTCCTTCCATCATATTCATTGATGAAATAGATTCCTTGTGTGGTCAGCGAGGTGAGGGCAACGAGAGTGAAGCATCAAGACGTATCAAAACTGAACTTCTTGTGCAGATGCAGGTATTTATCAGGGTGGTGAATGTGCTAATAATAAATTTTCTTTGTCCAAGGgttttcaaaatattattttctcATGATTTACATTCTTACAATCACCAAACAGATTTCATTTTTATCTTAAGGACTTGCTGCTATTCTACGATCTTTGTTTTAAGTTTGACACTGTCTAAAGTATAGTTtgcacttcataaatatttaacaCTAGCTCCTACAGGTTTTTTCTATTGTAAAATATGTTTAAGTCTTaagacctttttttttctttttgataaaATCATTTTGTTGATATAATAATACAAGTCATAACACGAAAACAAAAAATTGAAGAACACTCATTATTCAACCCATTTACAAAGACATGCAAGATAAGCAAATTACCTTGGGGGTTGTGACCCAAATTTTCTTAATAATCTTGTATGTTTAGAAAGACTTTTCAAGTGTCTACTGTTGAAAGGTTATTAAAATATATCTATTAATCTATGTTAGATTGTGACAAATAGATACATGATTCCTTCCAAGTTTTCAAGCTTAATGAATGAATTTTATACctagttatttttatgttttagggtGTTGGACATAGTGATCAGAAAGTCTTAGTGCTTGCAGCAACGAATACTCCCTATGCTCTTGATCAGGTAAAGGataatattatcatatattttgCATATATTCATCTTGAATCAGCTGAGGGATTTCTTTTACTAATAAATTGTTCTTACAGGCCATCCGCCGCCGTTTTGATAAGCGTATTTACATTCCTCTCCCTGATTTGAAGGCTCGACAACATATGTTCAAAGTACTAGATCTTATCCCTGATATTTTGCTTTGTAttgggaaaaaagaaagaaaaatgcttGGTTCATTTGTCTCCCTTTTCACTATAAAATCGTTCATTATTTTTGTTTCGTTGACATGTTTGCGTTGATTTGAAACAATAAATTGCAACAGGTGCATTTAGGTGATACTCCTGACAACTTGACTGAAAGTGAATTTGAAAGCTTAGCTCGGCGGACGGAGGGGTTTTCTGGGTCAGATATATCTGTTTGTGTAAGTGCGCAACATCCGTCTGAGATGCTTGATTATTCTCTCATCTTCTTTCTCCAATTTCTGTTTTAACAGTGAATCTTAATATGTAGGGCTTATATCGAGTAACTCATTTGTGCCCTATTTTTCTTTATGTCTTGACAGGTTAAGGATGTTCTTTTTGAACCTGTTCGTAAAACCCAAGATGCAATGTTTTTCTACAAGACGCCTAATGACATGTGGATGCCATGTGGACCCAAGCAAGCAGGTGTTGTCCAAATCACTATGCAGGAATTGGCAGCCAAAGGACTTGCAGCACAGGTATGGAGTTTCTTGAGATACAATGCATATGAATTCTTACGTATGAGTCTCTCGGTCCCTCTTTTGCTTGAGATTTACCAATTCTGTATAATCACGGAAAACAAAAATCAGAATAGAGAAATCGATTTGTTGTGCAATAAATATAATCAAGTCATTTGTGAGGATTGAGGTAATTAAAGTTTTGTTTTCATCGATTAATAATCATGCAGGTTCTTCCGCCTCCTATTTCAAGATCAGATTTTGATAAGGTGCTTGCGAGACAGAGGCCAACAGTGAGCAAAGCTGATCTTGAGGTCCATGAGAGATTTACAAATGAGTTTGGAGAAGAAGGCTGACGGCTTTGATGAAACCGTCACATTGATCTACTCTCCAGTTGTGAGTGCAATCACtgtaatttgtatttttattaataaccGCTTGATCATCCAAGGAATCATCTCAATTTAGCTTCGTCAAGCGGGGAAGGTGACTTGACTTCCCTTTTCCTGTATTCGGACGCAATGAAGTTAATTGCTTGTCTTTTTTACTGTGTAAAGAAGATTGCTAAGAAAACTTTGACTTCAAATACTTGAATATATGTTGTGCCCTTTTTCACCTAAACTTGATGGCCTTTGTTTTTTAAATGCTTTTGAACTTTCAGGTTTCATTTGGAGCATTGGCTATTGCTGCCTAGCAGTTAGGAGTAGTATGGTTGGATGGGTCGTTTGGAGGAAAAGTAGAGGGACGGGGCGGGCCGGGGGGGGGGGGTGGATttgatgatttgtatatatattgttataaatGTGTCATAATAAGGTTTAAGGTATATTATTACTTGCATAAAGATTTTGACTATATTCTTTTTCTGTGGTGTAATTGGGTGACGTCTAAAATTGCCCAATTCCTCTAGTCTGGCATTCGGTGCAGAATATGTATAGTGTTTTATTCTATAACTGAATTCCCAAAATTCCCCCTTCATAGCTTTATGCTTGATTATTTTTCTGACTTAAATCAGGAATGCTTTTCTGGGATACAAAATTACATAAAGAAGGGCACGGATGTATCTTTCGTTTATCTGGTGGAACTATAATTGCATAATATATGGAATCTTAATTACCTTTGAATAAATCTGATGCCATATATTCAAGAAAGTTCCCAAATCATATTTAATCAATTGAAATAAAACTAATTTCTCATTAAGTTTGATTATGTCTTTGCTAATTTACTTTAAGTTGAAGcgatgctttttttttttaaatatttatttaacctTACGTTTCGTacttaaatattagttatatggtTGAGGGTGAATAAATTTTAGTTGGAAAAACtatttaatttaacttttttCATGTGGATGTAGGTAATAAGTATttaatgtaaaaatatattaCTTTTTAGACATTTTACAATTGAATCGTTGTTATGTCAATTCGCTCCCATGTTACTGTTTTATGTCTTGAAATTTATTCTCCCACAAATGAGTTTGATATGACAAGTGTCttctaagtttttattttaatgtaaaaataaaatattagctTTTCCCTTATATAAAATAGAGTTTAGtttaattatttagatttaagaAAATCGTCAaccaattatattaaaattagatCTGATAAGGATTTCAAAGTTTTTCATGTATATAAACCCTAGTTTCTTTTTCTTGGAAAATTTAATAATAGTCTCTGTTTCTTTTGCAGTCCTTTTCGTGACCCTTCTCACTCGCTTATaaagattaaagaaaaaaaatatttgacCGTTAAAGAAGACCGAGATTTATCCTTTTAGTTAACTCTTCTTTTTCTTTAGATTTTTTGTTTTGGCTTTTCTTAATCGAAACTAGGGCACTCCTTCTTACCAAAAACAAAAACCCCTTTATAAGTATTTTTAGTTAAGTTTAAGATTCggtaaaaaatcaatttttaaaaaaaaataaattatctctgcTTCCTCATGCCATTAACCGTACCTCGACCTATAGCTTCTTCTTCGCTTGTATGCActccaaaaccctaaattttcatatttccccTTTCTTGGGTTTCTAGAAAACAAGGTAGAGTTTCCCTTTCTTTGGGATTTGGTCATTTTCCGCAATTggcttttatttatatatatataaacttctcTGGGTTTTGAGTGCCATGAACTTTTTTACCTTTAATTCTCATTCTTAGCTTTGGGTTGGTTCTTTTTTCTCGTTGAAACGCTACGAACTTTACTAGTCTTTGCCCGAGTTTTAACCAAACATAATGAAACCAGAAGCAGAAATTTAGAGGATTATGCAAAGCAGCAAAAGGAGAGAAAGATGATTGCTGAGAAACCAAGTTGGGTTAGGCATGAGGGAATGCAGATATTCTCGGTTGATGTTCAGCCTGGTGGTCTTAGGTTTGCCACTGGTGGAGGTGACCACAAGGTAAAACTTTCCTTCTTAGCACTTTATATTTCCTTTTGGCTTTGGTTTTCTACCGTTGGAGGTGATCATTGTTGCATAGTTAGCATTTATATACTACAATGATATGTGCAGATGCTATTTTGGTATGCTGAGTGCTGTCAGATAGAATCTTTCCTTGCTGTGTATGTTAGATTGTATGTTACCTTTTTTATCTTTAAATATCAATGTTCTTATACCATCTGGAAAATGCAGGTTCGAATATGGAACTTGAAATCTGTTGGCAGGGACTTGGAAAATGATGAATCTACACAGAGGCTTCTAGCAACTTTTCGTGATCACTTTGGGTCTGTTAACTGTGTTAGGTGGGCTAAGCATGGACGATTTGTTGCATCTGGGTCCGATGATCAAGTGATTCTAATTCATGAGAGAAAGCCTGGTTCTGGAACCACTGAGTTTGGCAGTGGAGAGCCTCCTGATGTTGAAAATTGGAAAGTTGCAATGACACTGAGGGGGC is part of the Gossypium arboreum isolate Shixiya-1 chromosome 5, ASM2569848v2, whole genome shotgun sequence genome and harbors:
- the LOC108453083 gene encoding protein SUPPRESSOR OF K(+) TRANSPORT GROWTH DEFECT 1 isoform X1, yielding MYSNFKEQAIEYVKQAVQEDNAGNYSKAFPLYMNALEYFKTHLKYEKNPKIREAITQKFTEYLRRAEEIRAVLDEGGPGPASNGDAAVATRPKNKPKNGGGGGEGGDGEDPEQAKLRAGLNSAIIREKPNVKWNDVAGLESAKQALQEAVILPVKFPQFFTGKRRPWRAFLLYGPPGTGKSYLAKAVATEADSTFFSVSSSDLVSKWMGESEKLVSNLFQMARDSAPSIIFIDEIDSLCGQRGEGNESEASRRIKTELLVQMQGVGHSDQKVLVLAATNTPYALDQAIRRRFDKRIYIPLPDLKARQHMFKVHLGDTPDNLTESEFESLARRTEGFSGSDISVCVKDVLFEPVRKTQDAMFFYKTPNDMWMPCGPKQAGVVQITMQELAAKGLAAQVLPPPISRSDFDKVLARQRPTVSKADLEVHERFTNEFGEEG